ggtggtgtgtggtcgaccagtgactgtgttggtggtggtgtgtggtcgaccagtgactgtgtgcgtggtagtgtgtggtcgaccagtgactgtgtgggtggtagtgtgtggtcgaccagtgactgagtgggtggtagtgtgtggtcgaccagtgactgtgtgggtggtggtgtgtggtcgaccagtgactgtgtgggtggtggtgtgtggtcgaccagtgactgtgtgggtggtagtgtgtggtcgaccagtgactgagtgggtggtagtgtgtggtcgaccagtgactgtgtgggtggtggtgtgtggtcgaccagtgactgtgtgggtggtggtgtgtggtcgaccagtgactgtgtgggtggtagtgtgtggtcgaccagtgactgagtgggtggtagtgtgtggtcgaccagtgactgtgtgggtggtggtgtgtggtcgaccagtgactgtgtgggtggtggtgtgtggtcgaccagtgactgtacttacctagttgtactcacctagttgtgcttgcgggggttgagctctggctctttggtcccgcctctcaaccgtcaatcaacaggtgtacaggttcctgagcctattgggctctatcatatctacacttgaaactgtgtatggagtcagcctccaccacatcacttcctagtgcattccatttactaactactctgacactgaaaaagttctttctaatgtctctgtggctcatgtgggtactcagtttccacctgtgtccccttattcgcgtccagccagtgttgaatagttaatccttgtttatccggtcgattcccctgaggattttgtaggttgtgatcatgtccccccttactcttctgtcttccagtgtcgtaaggtgcatttcccgcagcctttcctcataactcatgcctcttagttctgggactagtctagtagcatacctttggactttttccagcttcgtcttgcgcttgacaaggtacaggctccatgctggggccgcatactccaggattggtcttacatatgttgtgtacaagattctgaatgattccttacacaggttcctgaacgctgttctgatgttagccagcctcgcatatgccgcagacgttattctctttatgtgggcttcaggagacaggtttggtgtgatatcaactcctagatctttctctctgtttcattaagtacttcatctcctattcggtatcctgtgtctggcctcctgtttccactgcctagtttcattgctTTGCATACTttgcatacacactcacacacatcgtttgtgtgtgtgtgtgtgtgtgtgtgtgtgtgtgtgtactcacctagttgtactcacctagttgtgcttgcgggggttgagctctgactctttggtcccgcctctcaaccatcaatcaacaggtgtacaggttcctgagcctattgggctctatcatatctacacttgaaactgtgtatggagtcagcctccaccacatcacttcctaatgcattccatttgtcaaccactctgacactaaaaaagttctttctaacatctctgtgactcatttgggcactcagtttccacctgtgtcccctagtgcgtgtgctccttgtgttaaatagcctgtctttatcaaccctgtcgattctcttgagaatcttgaatgtggtgatcatgtctcccctaactcttctgtcttccaacgaagtgaggttcaattcccgtagtctctcctcgtagctcatacctctcagctcgggtactagtctggtggcaaacctttgaaccttttccagtttagtcttatgcttgactagatatggactccatgctggagtcgcatactccaggattggtctgacatatgtggtatataatgttctgaaagattccttacacaagtttctaaaggccgttcttatgttagccaacctggcataagctgctgatgttatcctcttgatatgagcttcaggggacaggtctggcgtgttatcaacccccaggtctttctctctctctgactcctgaagaatttcatctcccaaatgataccttgtatctggtctcctgcttcctacccctatcttcattatattacatttgcttgggttaaactctaacagccatttgttcgaccattcctgcagcttgtccaggtcttcttgaagcctcaagctgtcctcctctgtcttaatccttctcataattttggcgtcgtcagcaaacattgagaggaatgagtctataccctctgggagatcatttacgtatatcagaaacaggataggtccaagtacagagccctgtgggactccactggtgacttctcgccattctgaggtctcacccctcactgtaactctctgcttcctattgtttaggtactcccttatccactggagcgccctaccagttactcctgcctgtttctccagcttatgcatcaaccttttatggggtactgtgtcaaaggctttccgacagtccaaaaaaatgcagtccgcccatccttctctttcttgcttaatctttgtcacctgatcgtagaattctatcaagcctgtaaggcaagatttaccctccctgaacccatgttgatgggttgtaacaaagtctcttctctccagatgtgttactaggttttttctcacaatcttctccatcaccttgcatggtatacaagttaaggagactggcctgtagttcagtgcctcttatctgtcaccctttttaaatattggtactacattagcagtcttccatatttctggtaggtttcccatttccagtgacctactatacactatggagagtggcaagcaaagtgctcctgcacactctttcaatacccatggtgagattccgtccggcccaacagctttctcacatccagctccaataggtgcttcttgacctcatctcttgtaatttcgaacctatccaagatcacctggtttgctgccacctctcctagcgccgtgacatctccctgttctattgtaaagacctcctggaaccttttgttgagttcttcacacacctctttgtcattctctgtgtacctgtcctcgcccaccctaagtttcatcacctgttccttcactgttgtcttcctcctgatgtgactgtgtagtagctttggttcggtcttggctttattagctatatcattttcataccttttctcagctgctcttctcacactaacatactcgttcctggttctctggtatctctctctactttctggtgttctgttattacggaagttcctccatgcccttttgttcagctcctttgctttcatacattccctattaaaccacggattcttcctttgcttctctgttttttcctgtcaggctgggacaaacctgcttacagcctcctgacatttttgggtgacatagtccatcatgtcttgtacggacttggttccgagttctgtgtcccaatgtatatcccataggaatttattcatctcctcatagtttccctttcggtacgccagccctttggttcccagttcttttttgggggtgataattcccagctgaaccaggtactcaaagctcaatacactatgatcactcattcccaatggggcttccaacttaacttcccttatattcgactcatttagggtaaatatcagatcaagcaaggctggttcatcccttcctctcattcttgtcggtcccttgacgtgttgacttagaaagtttcttgttgccacgtccagcagcttagctccccatgtgtctgggcctccatgtgggtctctgttcccccaatctatcttcccatggctgaagtctcccatgattagtagtctggatccgttcctgctagccacaaaagctgctctctctattatattgatggtggccaagttgtttctatcatattcctgtctgggtcttctgacatttggtggggggttatatatgactactactataattttctgtcctccagttgctatggtgcctgatatgtagtcactgaaaccttcacagttctgaattaccatctcttcgaaactccaaccttctcttagtagcaaagctacaccacctcctcctctcccttctctctctttccccactacatagtagccctgtggaaacactgcctttgttatgattttcgttagctttgtttctgtgagtgctattatgtctggttttttttctagtgcccattctccgagttcacttgttttatttgaaatcccatctatgttagtgtacatcgtcttgaagctcacttttttctgttcattttcatgtctctttcttggcgagcattctgctggtgtgggaagctgttccgtgggtgagaagatctgtgaggtggtttgcagggtctcagaggattttggggtgggggtttaagggaaggggggacaggtagggtgtgggttaaggagataggggggacatggaggatacgggggtgaggggggaggagggataggaagggtatgggatgaagggggagcggggaaaggtgggaggggggacatgatgggaatggggaaggggtgtcagggtcagaatggggtggggggggagggagggttgggtgggggcaggtagggtgaggggaagggagggtttctatgcagaggggggtggtggtgttgccctcccctctggtgttgctgggatgctggttttgggttcctctcttgtctctgggactgttgtgttgagggctgtgatttcctggtttgctcctctctccctgtgcttcctccttgcctctgctgccctggctctctcctccttcgtcctgtccctctgcaggaatacttttttatatccctccacatgctgcagatgactcttcctttcgagaatatcctccttcgtggtttcgtttgtaaacaccacctttacaagtcggtttctgtccttgttgtaccagcccaacctgaaaaccttctcaatgttttgtacagccccttccatctgtaaccccttcagtagcccatgtactgcctctctgtccttgctattccattcttgcctgttggatcctttctgttctttgatgcctacaactaccactgatctttttctctccagcagttgagtggtgcaccttgctgcttcctgtgacgtagctgcttgcatcgctacctccctcactgtgtccattgcttctgagctctttttcagtatatccgcaaatgtatcaggtacagaggcatttccttccaatgtaacattcccaccttccctttggatgataatctgatgttcggtctctttatttttctctgtgagggatttgatctcctcccttgctgatgtcagctcactttgcagattgttaattgtaatcctcatttcatgcatctccctcctgaattcctccagaacttgggttaacatttccttagTTTGGTCACCCTGGCTgcttcctgtgtccctgttgcggcctcctgccattttgccccttgtcaagagagagagcaagagagagagagagagagagcaagagagagagagagagcaagagagagagagagagagagagagagagagagagagagagagagagagagagagagagagagagagagagagagagagcaagagagcaagagagagagcaagagagagcaaacaagagagagagagaacaagagcgagagagcaagagagagagagagagagagagagagaacgtgtgtgtgcaCGTGGGATGGGGGCtaagaggaggtgaggtgttgcagCTTACTGCAGGTAaaagagggggtaagagaaggggtaagaaaggggtggattatgagaggttttatcccctttccacgaaaggtgctaGTCCCTTCTAGCCTGCATTTGCATGTGTGTACGCgtccatacgtacgtgggcgtggtgcgtgcgtgtgtcacgagttcccgtaAGCGTTAACTTCTACCCAAATGAgacactttgagattttaaatataaatgctatcctgaacaagaatttgataatatttttacCTNNNNNNNNNNNNNNNNNNNNNNNNNNNNNNNNNNNNNNNNNNNNNNNNNNNNNNNNNNNNNNNNNNNNNNNNNNNNNNNNNNNNNNNNNNNNNNNNNNNNNNNNNNNNNNNNNNNNNNNNNNNNNNNNNNNNNNNNNNNNNNNNNNNNNNNNNNNNNNNNNNNNNNNNNNNNNNNNNNNNNNNNNNNNNNNNNNNNNNNNNNNNNNNNNNNNNNNNNNNNNNNNNNNNNNNNNNNNNNNNNNNNNNNNNNNNNNNNNNNNNNNNNNNNNNNNNNNNNNNNNNNNNNNNNNNNNNNNNNNNNNNNNNNNNNNNNNNNNNNNNNNNNNNNNNNNNNNNNNNNNNNNNNNNNNNNNNNNNNNNNNNNNNNNNNNNNNNNNNNNNNNNNNNNNNNNNNNNNNNNNNNNNNNNNNNNNNNNNNNNNNNNNNNNNNNNNNNNNNNNNNNNNNNNNNNNNNNNNNNNNNNNNNNNNNNNNNNNNNNNNNNNNNNNNNNNNNNNNNNNCTAGTGATTAAGTGTATAAGGAAGCAGGAACTCATACAGTTGAGTAAACTAGCGGccggagggttatcaggctcgtaGAGATCAAAATTAAAGTCCCACGAAATAATCAGAttgtaacagactaggctgttgtaagaattatccagagtggtttatcgacaaaagagaatgggaagctgagcccgcatggtgacctgacccccaggggaattcgcggtggaaataaccgacgctttgttcatagctgcgtataataaaccatcctatagtattcagtaatttagagaaattagcctttattcattttgcattaaaattgtattgtataatagtactggatacaatatcaagagtattctaattattgagtttaagtcaccaccagtgacgtcacgaatcagatctaacttgtgagGCAGAGTGAccagcggtcataggtcatcaggggttgacaggtctactatttctcaaagttcaattaaccattttggggatcgggaacagctctgccgttagaggcttgtgtaatttcagtaaaataattcaaccagtctggatcaattaagtacaacagagtttaattgttataacttaaaccttgctagtaacttggaaactttgactaggcggaaggttacaatgttcttgtctggggtagaccagacgaggaaaagatcagtgtggaaacggaagcagctgggagaggtcaaacatcttaccctccccgagaccagcccaacatcttagctggaaaacatagaggtatagttgctatggttatgtatagaaatagtctcatttgccattcaggtcaagtagggagtgttaaagtgacagggagtgaacatatttagccttttgttttagttttcttttaataaattaattaagttaagaatttgcatttttattgtttccatgtgttttatgtgtaaacttgtcctggtcacgtggtccacacgaggtaaagttggattgggcgccgattctaacatcgaatcggaattatcattaccgtgtaatttattccacactcaaggtcatcgtatatagtggggatcaagcccctaggttgattaattagcgtgatcgatccagacctcgatcattgctcttgtgttactggtctggtggtggcagcgtagaggcgactctagagttttgctcagagcctaggtcacgtcatactgggtgtagaatcctaagtcggtcaatcgtcttaggaccacgtggcgtggagttggctttggtaaaagttttggagtcccttggtagagaataaaaagtaagaatacgggtagagggagtagaaggtagagaagtagagagaggaacccaacCCCGTGTTACAAGATggcttttgttcagtctgtttacTAGTATTAGATGTCTAATGTTTGAAATGAATTCAATCCTGTGGATTGAATAccaatactgctaggtgaacaggcccatTACGAGATGTGCCCAACAATTTCTGCCCCGCCAGATTCCTGACCCTGTCGAACCACTAGCGAGATAATGATTCGTCAGATAAATTCCGGTAAATTCCAATTCAGCCAAATATATCACAGTTTACCCACCGTCGCAGATCAAAGAAAACGTGACCATAGCCACGGGAGAGGAAGCGCCCGACGCCATCACAACAAGCGTCACCGGGAAGTTCTCCATATTATTCTGGTTTAACCTCGACAACGACTAAACTTCCGGACCCCCCTGCTGTTCCTGGGGCCTGCAGGAACACGTTCCGTAGTTCCTGACCACCGGGGCTCGGTACAGTTGTTAGGCGTTCCTATATAGCGGTCCGGGTCGTTAGGGCGCCTGGCGCATGTGTCTCGCTTGACAGGAGGAAGTGGatagatttttttgtttttccatTTACCGTTTGGTTCTTCGGGCGTAGAGACTGTTTCCGGCGCCAGCTTGGCGgagaggtgccgggagttggtgCGTCTTTATGGGCTCCTGGATTTTAAGTATGTAAATACTTGAAAGACCCAGACCTCCGGTCTGCCGGAGATCACTGGAAGTCGTTTTAGCAAGATTGACTCGAGCTTAGGAGCGGCCAGCATGATTCTGCTGCAATTGTTTACAGGACGCCTGACACGTTGTCTGGGGTCCCTGGGTGCCGATAGTCTTCCTGCTGCTTCTCTGTGTGGGGTTATGTCTGTCGCTCGCCTATCCAGTGGACACCAGAGGCTCGCCAAATGTATGCTAAAAAGTGCGTTTATTTACCCCAAGACACGGTAGTTTTTCACAGACGAGGAATGTGTAAACTGTCTCGAGGCTTTGGAGTTTACCCTACAAGGGAGCACATCTGGCACTTGTGTCATtgtgcccctaaatcaacaacaacattaTATCCTGGCCTAATATCTTTCATCAGCAGCAGTGTTCTCTCTCCAGCAGAGGCCTCAAGTGACTAGACAACTACAGCAGTCATCGGGAGACAACATTTGTGGCACCAAGCATAAAATAACGCTGTTTTAATTACCATATCCAGCAGCAGTCATGTGTCTCCAGGAAATGCCCGAAGTCCTAAGACAACTAATGCAGTTATCGGAAGAAGATGACCTTTACACAAACTGCACAGTCACGAAGATGAAAACCCATGAATGTCCAGAATGTGGGAGAGCCTTTGCCACTTCAGGGCATGTGaaaactcacatgttagtgcacacGGGTGAAAAGCCCCACGAATGTCCtgtgtgtgggaaaagattccgtCATATTGGAACTGTGAAGTCTCACATGTTGGTGCATACGGATGACAAGCCTCATGGATGTCCtgtgtgtgggaaaagattccgtCATGTTATAAGCTTGAAGAATCACATAACAGTACATTCGGATGacagacctcatgagtgtccagagtgtgggaaaacatTTAGTCATATTAGAGGTATGAAGAGACACATGCAGGTGCATTCTGATCACAAGCCTTTTGAGTGCGCTGAATGTGGGAGAAAATTCAGAGAACGTGGAGTTATGATAAAACATATTTCAGTGCATTCGGGTGatagacctcatgagtgtccagagtgtgggaaaagatttagTCGTCTAGGCACTATGAAGTCCCACAGAATGGTGCATATGGGTGACAAGCCTCAGGAGTGTCCCGAGCTTGCGAATAGGTTCAGTCTTCGAGATGTGAAAACAGAGAGGATGGTGCTTAAGGGTGATCAGCCTTATGAGTGTCCAgattgtgggaaaagattcagtcgttTTCCAAATCTGAGGACTCACATGGTGATACATACGAGTGACAGGCCTTATGAATGCCCTGAATGTGGGAGAGGATTCAGTAATCCTACAACTCTTAAGAGGCACAGTgtcgtgcattcaggtgataggcGTTACGAGTGTACAGTGTGTGGCAAAACATTTGGCCGTCTTGACACAATGAAGTCACACAGGTTCGTACATTCTACTGATAAGCCTTATGAATGTCCTGATTGTGGAAAAAGGTTCATGCGTCCTAAAAATGTGAATGTACACAGGAAAGTGCATTCGGATATTAAGCCTTATGAATGTCCCAAATGTGGGAAACGATATAAGTATCTTAGACATTTGAAAAAGCATGTGTCATTGCATTCAGATGTTAAACCTCACATTGCCTAGTGTCGTGTCTTAAGGAAAAAGGTCTTATTagttattaattaatttaatttgaaATCTTTGATTATTCAATAAGTTATGTTAATCCTTGGAGTTCAGTTATTATAAAAGGTGCCATCTGTCTGtgcaataataaaaaaattagaacAAACTTCCTATAAACTATACGTTTAATCATGCAAAACTTAAGATAATtaaaaatgtatataattatgTTTATGATTTGAATGCAATGGGAGGTTCTGTGTGGGTTAAGTCATTAGGTCCATGAACTTGTGGAGAGACAGTTTTAcagtatgcagacgaggagtcacaataatgtggctgaaacatgttgaccaaaccacacaatagaaaatgaagggacggaccgaaatgtcgtcgtcccttcactttctagtgtgtggtttggtcaacaattttGCTGACTCTTCGTGTAGGGGAGAGTGGTGTGATAAAGTTAGGCAGATTACATGTTTGCTATTTTGCTTTAGCTTAAACAGTGTGGGGAATAGCATGATTTATTTGCACATAATTGACAAAAAAGTGATTATGTACTGTACATAGGCCTACAGTGTAATATGTACACTTGTAGTGTATGTAAATCTGTTCCTGGCATAGCTCAAAGGAAATTCTTTGCAGCCCAccccacccaaccacttggactagtCGGTTCAGCATCAGTCTCATTtcttgcaggtcggggttcaaacCCTGAccatgcaagtggttgggcacattcCTTCCCTCTGTTGTATCTCGGGTCCTTGTCTTCCTGTGCATTGCAAGTGCTATATGGTTATAGTGGCTtggtactttctcctgataattacctttccATGCTACCCACCCATTTGCAGCTACATACAGTAGTCTTGATATTATcttccagaaaacattctaatacAGGCGGTCAGCCAAATTGTGATTTGACGATAACGTCAGACCACTAGTACATGAGAGCCTCTTGGCATAATAAGCAATTAAAAATGATAGCAGAATTTTTTCATGGGGCTATTTTAACTCCATTACATTCATATTATAACCATTTTtacatcataagaacataagaataaaggtaactgcagaaggcctattggcccatacaaggcagctcctatttataaccacccaatcccactcatatacatgtccaacccacgcttgaatcaattaagggaccccaccaccacgccACGTGGCAACTGGCTCCACAAATCAACCCTGTCACCGAACCAATACCCACCCAGGTCTTTCCGAACTCCAAACTCATCCAGTCTacacccattggttcgtgttctgtCCGATGTGATACCTCTAACACctcattaatatctcctttgttatgtccattcattcattcattttttgtaccaagctctctttctacctataaggttcttcagatcctttgttatccattttgggtcattagtatttgatctTTTCAATTTGTGCAGTATTGTATACTACGTTCCTTAATGTAGATAAACACTAATGTTCCTTAGTATTTTTAatgaatattttatctctgtatttactaaagaggaagttaacatgccttcagccaaacaagtcttaTGTGGGTGGGGGAAGAGGATAGGATGACTAGTTTAGTTACCTTGAAGGATGTTatgaaacaaatagtgaaactgaaGCCTAACAAGTCCCCTgggccagacgaagtgtttgtctgggtgcttaaagaatgcatagaggagctttgcgagccattgtgtactatatttaacaaatcattagagtcaggcagagtgccagattcCATCTTTTCTATAAAAACTGAGTGATAATGGTTAAAATCAATGTCTGATGATAACCATCACCACTGGGAGCGGCATACAGTAATAACTGCACTTCAAGGGTTACAATTTTAATGGCACTAGATGGTATTTGTTAGATAAGTCTTGCAAGTACAGTATAATCCAATTTGGTAGTATTGGATGTGATGCATATCAAGATATTAACTTAACAATAAAGCAATTTGGAATTTAGAAATTGTGACCTTGTTGAGAATGTCATGCTGTCACCTTATCAGTTGGACGTCTACAAAGACCTCTCTCCGTTTGCATAGCTTAGTGTTTTATAGCTCATAATTAATCTTCTGTAGAAGTAAGATGCACATCAGACCAAGTAAATGTCAGGGGGAAGCTTTTTCCATATTttaaaaattcttttttttacttgATCTGTtaagaaatttatttaaaataccaTAAAGTCTCTAGCAGGTGGATTAGCCTAAGGACATTTTCCTTTTGTCAAATATTGTTTTAAAAATTTGGGAAGTGAGTAGAAAAAACAGTTTATGATGTACTCAACACAAGTCCATTTTCTTGAAaaatacacattgattttcattgaGGAAGTATAGTATAAACATCTGTTGTCTTAATCTGGCTAGTTGCTTATTTTGCTGGTGTCTACTACCTTTGATATGGGagtattaattattttatttatcaTGCCTTGTGGCTGACTGATGTAAATTTCTCCAGAATTTACATTAGTCAAACTACCTtagatatttttttttgttagaCTTAGGCCATGCTAGGTAACCTTCAGTAGTTACAATAGCTTGACTGCATCACTTTTAGTTTCGGCAGTTTTGATGTCAGACTTTTTTAATTATATTAGACTGACTTCAGAAAATGCATTATCCTGAGATCATTTGGTGGTTATCAGGGGCCTAATTACTGATAGTATTATGTGTAAACTATTTACAAACTATATGATTAATACCGAAATCTGCTTATGAAGTTGAGTATTTATGATGTTCAGGCGTACGTATTGTATTCTCATTCAGTATTAAACTGTTTATAAGGTGCctactttttaaattaattttaatGTATAGGCCTAgtttaaatttatattttttcagtaTGCATGATGAGTAAACTCCATTGTGTTCTCAGATATAGAAGTAAAGTACAGGTAAACTACAGGTAATTGTTTGGACTGATTTAAAATGTAACACAATTTTTGTTCCTGGGTGGTAAATGTTATTTGCTAATTGCTTAGCCATAAAAAGTAAAGAAAATGGCAAGTGTTCCCCTCAAAGTTTGTTTCTGTGACCAGGATTGATATTGTTAAATTTACCCGTTTTCATTGAGAAAACAGGCA
This genomic stretch from Procambarus clarkii isolate CNS0578487 chromosome 5, FALCON_Pclarkii_2.0, whole genome shotgun sequence harbors:
- the LOC123766921 gene encoding zinc finger protein 493-like, with the protein product MCLQEMPEVLRQLMQLSEEDDLYTNCTVTKMKTHECPECGRAFATSGHVKTHMLVHTGEKPHECPVCGKRFRHIGTVKSHMLVHTDDKPHGCPVCGKRFRHVISLKNHITVHSDDRPHECPECGKTFSHIRGMKRHMQVHSDHKPFECAECGRKFRERGVMIKHISVHSGDRPHECPECGKRFSRLGTMKSHRMVHMGDKPQECPELANRFSLRDVKTERMVLKGDQPYECPDCGKRFSRFPNLRTHMVIHTSDRPYECPECGRGFSNPTTLKRHSVVHSGDRRYECTVCGKTFGRLDTMKSHRFVHSTDKPYECPDCGKRFMRPKNVNVHRKVHSDIKPYECPKCGKRYKYLRHLKKHVSLHSDVKPHIA